TAGCGCCTGCTAGCTATTGTTGTATATATATAATCGATTTGCTCGCACTATGCGCAAGGGCATCGTTACGGGAACAAATCTATTTGCTTATAGATTAGCTCAAGCACACTGTCAACTTTATATTGTGTCTACACTTATATAGATGTAGAGTTGCTAGGGTATGAAAATCAATTTATGCATTCATCGCCAATACGGTTGTTTTGATGAGCTAGTTTTATAAATCTTAACTTACTAACAAGTAGTTTATCAACTGCTCTTTTGTAGCTAATTCAGAACAATTATGCTCAACTTTCCCCTAAAAACTTATGCTGAACTAAGAACTTGCAGATTAATTGCATGCTCAGTCTAACAGCTAATGCATTTTGTGAGGCAATACTATTTCTTATAAGTAAACCAGCCCAATAACTCTTTCCAGAAAAAGGAGATTTTTCAAGATGCGTTGGCCCCGCTATTGTGGCACTCGTTTGGTACTATTGCTGCTCTACTTCAGGTATATATTTTTAATCATTTGTCCTCTATGTTTATGGCATGCTTAAATTAAGAATTGTTAGGAGCTAGGGTTCTGCCGATTCTAGGGCGGAGATTGTAGAGGAAAGATGGAGGAAGACGAGGACaagggcgcggcggccggcggctggGCGCCGTCCTTGCGTCGtggagaagaggcggcggcggcgcaagaggcggctagggttaggtctcccggctccctaagAGAAGCCGAGCAAATAATGATTACTTCTTGTTTGATTAGATCGATATATCTCCtctccttatatagagaggtttacttgactcctaagcaaacgaccctaataacgataagataattgggctaagcccctaataacaataagataacttgggccacaacccactgggctaagcccctaatatgccggtcataacacttctccccgcctgcacaaacagctcgtcctcgagctgtaaggtggggaagcgctggctgaactcctcgaggtgatcaaccagcgtcaaacaccttcgcgacagctggggcggccaggtcggcggcgacggcgtcctcCTCAATGTAGTCTGCAGCCTCCAGGTAGAAGAGTCGCGGGCAGACGTGGCCGGCCGTGTAGGGCTCGTCGcagttgaagcacaacccttggcGGCGACGCTCGAGTAGCTCGGCCGAGGTGAGCCGGTGGAATGGGCGCGCCGCGGAAGCCTGAGCAGGCCGACCCTGCACGGGAACATCCGGCCAGGGTAGCGGCCCGAGACGGTGATGCCTGCTGGATGGCCACCGCGCGACGCTCGAACGCGCGGGCGTAGTACATGGCCGTCTGGAGATCCTGGGGTCCCCGAAGCACCACGTCCACGCGGATGTGATCTAGAAGTCCACCGACGAAGAGGTCGGCCCGCTGCTGCGCCGTCACGCCCGACGCGTGGCATGCCAGGGCCTGGAAACGGTCGGCGAAGTCCTGAACCGTGGAGGTGAAGGGAAGGCGTCCGAGTTCCGCCAGCCGGCTCCCGCGTATCGGCGGCCCGAAGCCAAGGAGGCATAGCTCGCGAAAGCGCTCCCATGGGGGCATGCCGCCCTCGTCTTGCTCGAGGGCGTAGTACCACGTCTGTGCGGCGCCCCGAAGATGATATGAGGCGAGCCAGGTGCGTTCCGACGCGAGCGTGCGTTTCCCCCGAAAGAATTGCTCACACAGGTTGAGCTAGTTGAGGGGGTCCTCGGCGCCGTCGTAGGTGGCGAAGTCGAGCTTGGCGAAGCGCAGCGGTGTCTGAGCATGACCGCCGTGAGCGTACGGCTCGGCGGTACGGAGCAGCGAAGAGGATGGCGTCGGTCCGGTGTGCACAGGTGGTCCTCTGGGAAGCGGTGGCCCGGCGCAGCCAGTGTGGAAACCCGTAGAGCCGGAGGGCGCCGGTTGGTCCGCGACCATGGTGTAGACTGGCGGCGGTGACGTCCCGGCCAACCAGGCCGGAAGCTGGGACGGAGAGGGCGGGAACCGCACTTGCTGAATCGGCACGCCCGCCGACGCGGTTGTATTCAGCCCGGTGCTGGGTGGCGGAGGCGCCTGTAGCGGCAGCTGCTGCGGCATGGAAACGGCGGAGGCCGCGGCCGGCCATTGAGGCTAGAgcggggcggtggcgggggcTGGCTGGTGGCTGCAGCTGCAGCGGCCCGACCAGCGCCGCGGTGGCCCCTTGGTGCGGCGGCtgccagggcggcggcggcggtagctgcAGCTGTGGCTGTAGCAGCCCGACGAGCGCGGCGGAGGCCGCCGGGTGCGGGGGCTGCCACGGCAGCAGCATCGGCTCGGTGGCGATGGTTGGTGACGCGGCCGGCGGCAGATCCCCTGGACGGCTGTGACGAGATCGTTGAGGACGCCGGTCATTTCCGCCGGGGAGTAAACCAGCGGCACGGTGGAGGGTGGTGGCAGCGGACCCGTGGAGGGGGCGGCGACTGGCCGGTGGAGGCGCTGGCGGTGGAGCCCAGCGGCGCCGTGGAGAGGATCGGCGGCGGTGCGGTGGTGGTGGGCAGCGGCGGGATTGGTGGTGGTGCAGACATGGTCGAAACCGAGCTACCTGATACCAAGGTGTTAGGAGCTAGGGTTCTGCCGGTTCTAGGGCGGAGATTGTAGGGGAAAGATGGAGGAAGACGAGgacgagggcgcggcggccggcggctggGCGCCGTCCTTCCGTCGTGGAGaagaggcggcggaggcgcaagaggcggctagggttaggtctcccgtctccctaagggaagccgagcaaataatgattgcttcttgcttggttagattgatacatctcctctccttatatagagaggtttacttgactacTAAGCAAACGaccctaataacgataagataattgggctaagcccctaataataATTAATAAGATAACTTGGGCCACAACTcactgggctaagcccctaatatgcTGGTCATAACAAGAATAAAAAAAGAATGAGAAGCTTTGAGCATACTTATTCTTAATTTTTTTTTATGAATTGATGATCTGTTCCTGAAAATGTGTGTGTACTTTATTTCTTCTGTTATGTCCTTCAAACTTGCCGAGGTTTCAACTAAGCTTCTAACTTGCTATATTTTGGCAATCTGGAAACAAATACAGGAAATTGTGTCGATCTATCCTGCACTTGATCCTCCAACTTTATCACCAGGTGCATCAAACCGAGCCTGCAACGCACTTGCACTCTTTCAGGtacattttgattttttttaagaaaagagAAGTTCAGGATAAAGAAGAAAGTTTTGTTGTTGTCTTGGATACTAAGAAAAAGCAGAACCGGGAAGTCCATTCTGTTTATAAGGTTCTAAGCTAAGAAACGCTATTCTTATCTTGGGCTCATATATGAGCCAAATAACTAGAAGTTCACGATCAATTAAATCTCTAAGTTCCTAAATTCTTTATAAAAAGCGATCCATGTAGAGAACAAGCCAAAACACACATACGTAAAATTCAGTAAAATTTAAAATCAGTTATGATCTGGGCTTAATTTAACATAGAAAATTCAGCGATTTTTCCTTAGCTCGCAGAATATCATTTTCTTAACAAGATATATGTGTGTGATCTATTCTCTACATGCTTGGCTCTTTTTCACAATTTTCTGAAAGTCATGGTATGTTTCTTCCCTAAATTACCATATTGGGTTCATATGAACCCAAAATCAGAAAATCCGTTCTGAGGATTGATCCCTTTAAGTTGGTTAAGTTGATGTGTCTAAGTTTTATTCTTTTTCATTTTAAATCCTTTTGCAGTGTATTGCATCACACCCCAAGACAAGGATGCTTTTCTTGAACGGTAAACAagcacatcctttagcttataaAAGTTGTTGTACACTCTGGAAGTGCACTGCCTCCAACCCACACCCCAACTATTTGTAATGTTTTTTCTATATTATTCTTGCTAGCTATTCACTTACTGTCTTCTTCGGTTTTTTTTCCAGCTAATATTCCAATCTTCATGTATCCCTTCATGATTACGAAAACCAACACAAGACCTCTTGAGCACTTGCGGCTTGCCAGCTTGGGTGTTATAGGTGCTCTTGTTAAGGTAACCTACATATGGAAGTTTACATGAATTAGTAAATTcattataatgtatatccaaCTCTGGATAGGAGTACTAATTCTGTAATACCGTGTCAATGGATATTCATGTTGTTATTATTCCAAACTTGGCCATTGGAACTAAAAAGATGGGGCTTCCTTATGTGGAAGGAAAACATAACTAATCTTAGAACTTGATTATAAGAGCAGGTGATGATTGTATCTGCATGTGTTCATCAATACTATGCAAGTGAAAATCTAACTGATTTACCTTGTGATACATGCAGACCAATGATCCTGGAGTTGTCGAGTTTCTGCTGAGAACTGAAATAATTCCTCCGTGCCTGTTTTGCATGGAGAACGGCCATGAGCTGTCAAAAACCGTATGTACCTAGCATCTCAGTCCTCACCTACAACAATCCTCATTTTCTGATCGCTCTATAGATCTAGCACTAGCAAAGGTGAAACTTCTTTAATGTTTTTTGTCTGAAGGGTATATGGAACATTACACTACCATCAGTTCACGTTTTGATCAGGTCCAGAATGTAAGCTAGACCGTACATTATCCTTAGTATCTTGTCCCAAACCAGGCTTGTTCTAGTGGGATCCTAAACCCACCTTACAGTTAATAAATCCAATGGATGGATTATCGTAAGAGGCCTCAAAAGAAGTTCTTTGGTAATCCAGCAACTATTCTTGCTGCTAATTTCAGTATCTGACGATTATAAGGTTTTATCAGTTACCACTTGAACCTGACGATTTATAACGTTGTCGAAATGTAAATATGCCAACTTTGCTGTGACATCTCTCACTGTATAAACCACACAAGTTGAACATGAACTTAAGATTTGTTCAGGCTTTCTAGGTCGAATTCGAAGTTGAATTCTAGGCAACAAGTTTATACTTCTAAACAAGCACCGCCGTCAACTTCAGTTACACTGATTTAGTAAAGTTTATATGCAGGTGGCTACCTTCATTGTCCAAAGGATTATCTCTGATGATCTTGGATTGCGTTACATGTGCACCAACGCTGAGCGTCTGCTTGCTGTGGTCCAGATTTTAGCGCAGATGGTAAATTCTGAGCGTCTGCTTGCTGTGGCCTCTGTTCAGCGTGATCCCGCAAAGTTGGTCAAGCACGTTATCCGGTGTTTTCACGGGTTATCAGCTGATGCCAGGTTCGTGCTTCCATCTGTGTGTTACATGATGATTCTCCGTCTATGTTTGATTGACATGCACCAATTTTATCCTTTGCCAATCATGCGCAGGGCATGCGCTGCATTGCAAATCATCCTCCCTGACGTGTTGAAAGATGGGATGGTCGATACGTACCTTGTTGTGAGTCATGTTAACCCGTTTGTCATTACCTTTCCATTATCATCACAAAAATGACAAGTCTGGAGCtaaaattttaaaaatatatGTTGTGAAAAACACAGGATGACCTTGCAACAAGGCGCTGCCTCCAGCAACTGCTGCATAATGTGAAAGTGGGAGGCGTGGGAGGAGCTCCTCAGCCAGGCCTGGATCACATGATGGGGATTTTAACAATTTAGCTAGTTGTTGCAATTCACGGTATGATACCTTGTATATTCTGTGAGTTGAAAGTAGGTTTTTGCCATGTCAGATCAACATTTTTAAGAAGAAAAGAaagacgacttggtcatgctccAATGCTCGTCCCTTTTATCTATGTGGGGCCCTTCAATTCTGATCAAGGCATGTATATCTAATTTAGGCAGCATTACATTCAAGTAAACATTAGAAGTTTAGTCCCTAAAATGAAGGTACGATCGCTCGTTCCTTCCGAAACTTCTTCGCCGTCGCTGTTTTAGCCCCAAGTGGATCGCTCGGCTTGCTCTGCTTCTTTCTACGGCAAGCACGCGAGTGTTGATTAATGGCTCACCAGGGGATCAGTTCTGGCATGCCCGTGGGCTACGTCAAGGGGATCCCATGCTCCCCTCATGTTCGTAGTGGTTACGGATGTTCTGACGGCCTTGTTCAGGAAGGCGGAAGATGCGCAGCTGTTTGATTCTTTCGCGCCTTGGGGTATTGGAGTATTAATCTACCGGTGAGGAGACCTTATCTTTCCTGTTACCATTTGGGTTAATCTTGATCCAGTTATCTGATTGCTACCGATATGCCGGTGGACTGATTCTGAGGTTTGCTACCACATTGGTGATTACTGATTAGTGATGGAGAAATCTTACTGCTAATGATAGCTCGGTGCTTCCAGGAATTAAGGAAAAGTAGTCGCTGCACCCAAGTTCATTGCACCCTCGatgaacaaaaataaaataaaaaaagcaAAAACTCTGAATTAAAGGCgaaactaaaactaaaaataTGTATCTAGGAGTAAAATGGATTTTCTTTTCCTTTACAAAATGGTTCATCATGCAAACAAATGACAAAGGTTCATATAATTACTTGTCAGTAACAACGCGGCAAGTGTTGTAAAAGCAACCTCATCAGCAGATTTTATTGTGTGGATCCGCTTCGAGCAAGTTTGTCAAGGTTCGTGGATCACCATGCATGATTGGCGCGAGTTTTGCATAAAGTTAGCTCAATGAGAATGAGGTGAGCTCTAATTGACTTTGGGGCTACATGCATAGCCTCTCCAACAAAGACGTAGAGACCAAACTCGAAGTTTGGGATAATTATGTTGTATTTGATCTAGGCTTTTTACTTACTTATTTGTTCTTCTTTGGTGCTAGAGCTATCTAATTTGCTTGTTGCCTCAGTTTTAGTTGCTCCACTATTGCGAAGATTAAAGTTTGACAATCTCTTACCTGCCTCTTCTCTTCTAACTGGTAGACCTTAGATCTTTCACTCCATTAGTAGTGTCGGGGTCAACGATAGCTAGCTGTGACTTAGaggtaagggcatctccaacgctgacTCCCAAACCGGACACCGCATTTGCCCACGGACGGGgagtagggggggggggggggggcaatccgCGGACACGGGTGTGGGAGGCGGCCATCCAAAGTTGTCCGTATATGTCTGATTACATTTTGGAAGAATTGTAATGAAAATGAACAAATATGGTGCATATTCAAATGCACCGGACGATTTTCTTCATACTTGTATAATTTTTATATAAAATCGGATGCTTTTCATATAAATGGATAAATTCATTACATTTAGACATATTTCAACTAGATCAGACTCCAAACCTAGCCTAAAATGACCGTCGGTGCCTGTTCCTCGTCTTCGGACGACCATGAGCCCCGAAAAATGAAGCTCCGACTCCCCCGCAACCATGAGCCCCGACAACTGAAGCTATCCACCTCCACGTCACCGGCAAGCGGCTAATTGGCCGACGATGTTGAGCTCACCAAGCTTGGGTTCAACGTGAGGGGAGGaacggtggccttcatgggatgCAAGTATCGGCGACCTCCCATGCGCTCCTCTTCTTCACTGCCGGCGGCGCCCGCACATGTGatggcttcgtggtcgtggcagCGAGGCGCGCCCAAGCTCGCGACCACGTATTCGTCCTCGCTCTTGCAGAAAACCTCATCCGCTGCCTCGCTGAACCAAGGTTGTCAGAATCGCGATTCTGTTATACGATTCTACAACTTTACGATCCAAACTAACCCCTATGATTCTACGATTTTAGTTCATAGAATCTGCGTTTCTACGATCCTGATAGTGAAGATTCTACGATTTGCGATCCTACCATCAGAGCTCCGATCCGATTCAAAATCGCGATTCTGACAACCTTGCGCTGAACTCCCTGTAGGCAGCTTCTAACTCTGCCTAACGCTGGCGGTACCGCCAGCGGTCACGGTGGATGTCGCGGACGGTGAGATAGGTGTCCACGTCCTATGAGATCACCGTGCCGGCGGCGAGTTGCTCCTCCGCGTGCCGATGCTTGACGAGGAGGCGAAGGTTGTATTCCTGGTCAGATTGCGCCTGCCGGAACAAGGTCTGCCGCTCAGCCAACACCATTTCGGTGTTGTGAGCACGGGCCTCACGCATGGTGATGCTGATGGTGATGCTGGCATGGACTGGCGAGGAGGGTGGCACTAACTCGTCGTCGACCGCGTCCTCCATTGGGAAGTTGGCAGAGCCGGCCTACGTTTGCCTACCGGCCTGCCAGTCGTCAGCAATGGCGGCGATCTCCCGTTTTTGCTCGGATGAGATGCTATCCCAAATGGCTTTGGAGCTCGAGGAGGCCATGGCGGGCTTGGTGCTGAGAGGAGGAAGGGAGCGGAGGATGATGGATGCGGCTATGGCCGGGCCTGCGATTTATATAGCGGGCAGATTAATGGTGATTAATGGTGGGCGGTAGACAGACGGACGGGTGGCGTCGGCTGGCCGTTCCTTGGCAACCGTACATATGTTTAatgtgttggggaatgtagtaatttcaaaaaaattcctacgcacacgcaagatcatggtgatgcataacaacgagaggggagagtgttgtccacgtaccctcgtagaccgtaagcggaagcgttatgagaacgcggttgatgtagtcgtgcgtcttcatgatctgaccgatccaagtaccgaacgtacggcacctccgagtttagcacacgttgaGCTCgttgacgtcccacgaactccgatccagtagagcttcacgggagagttctggcagcacgacggcgtgatgacgatgatgatgttgctaccgacgcagggcttcgcctaagcaccgttacaatatgaccgaggtggattatggtggagggggcaccgcacatggctaaaagatcaactgatcaacttgtgtgtctatggggtgccaccctcccccgtatataaaggagtggaggagggggagggccggccctctctaggcgcgccccaaggggagtcctactcccaccgggagtaggattcccccccttccaagaggaggagtaggagggaaggaaggaggagagagggggaaggaaaaaggggggcgccgcccccttccttgtccaatttggactaggggggagggggcgcgcggcctgccctggccgcccctcctcttctccactaaggcccataaggcccattatactccccggggggttccggtaaccccccggcactccggtaTTTGTCCAAACTTGCCCGGAACCTTTctgaagtccaaacatagtcgtccaatatatcgatctttatgtctcgaccatttcgagactcctcttcatgcccgtgatcatatccgggactccgaactaccttcggtacatcaaaacataaaaaatcataataccaatcgtcacagaactttaagcgtgcggaccctacgggttcgagaactatgtagacatgaccaagacacgtctccggtcaataaccaatagcggaacctggatgctcatattggctcctacatattttacgaagatctttatcggtcaaaccgcataacaacatacgttgttccctttgtcatcggtatgttacttgcccgagatttgatcgttggtatctcaatacctagttcaatctcattaccggcaagtctctttactcgttccgtaatacatcatcccgcaactaactcattagttgcattgcttgcaaggcttataatgatgtgcattaccgagagggcccagagatacctctccgacaaccggagtgacaaatcctaatcttgatctatgccaactcaacaagtaccaccggagacacctgtagagcacctttgtaatcactcagttacgtcgtgacgtttggtagcacacaaagtgttcctccggtattcgggagttgcataatctcatagtcataggaacatgtataagtcattaagaaagcaatagcaatatactgaacgatcaaatgctaagctaacggaatgggtcaagtcaatcacatcattctctaatgatgtgatccca
This genomic window from Aegilops tauschii subsp. strangulata cultivar AL8/78 chromosome 4, Aet v6.0, whole genome shotgun sequence contains:
- the LOC109780896 gene encoding uncharacterized protein, which encodes MVTANLQRSLAVPPSIRASPSPIASGAAVVQEGNGRDLESAEQLVLDLCDPALREHALLVISKKKEIFQDALAPLLWHSFGTIAALLQEIVSIYPALDPPTLSPGASNRACNALALFQCIASHPKTRMLFLNANIPIFMYPFMITKTNTRPLEHLRLASLGVIGALVKTNDPGVVEFLLRTEIIPPCLFCMENGHELSKTVATFIVQRIISDDLGLRYMCTNAERLLAVVQILAQMVNSERLLAVASVQRDPAKLVKHVIRCFHGLSADARACAALQIILPDVLKDGMVDTYLVDDLATRRCLQQLLHNVKVGGVGGAPQPGLDHMMGILTI